One window from the genome of Streptomyces sp. WZ-12 encodes:
- the rpsG gene encoding 30S ribosomal protein S7 — translation MPRKGPAPKRPVIIDPVYGSPLVTSLINKVLLNGKRSTAERIVYGAMEGLREKTGTDPVITLKRALENIKPTLEVKSRRVGGATYQVPVEVKPGRAATLSLRWLVGYSRARREKTMTERLMNELLDASNGLGASVKKREDTHKMAESNKAFAHYRW, via the coding sequence ATGCCTCGTAAGGGCCCCGCCCCGAAGCGCCCGGTCATCATCGACCCGGTCTACGGCTCTCCTCTGGTGACCTCCCTCATCAACAAGGTGCTGCTGAACGGCAAGCGCTCCACCGCTGAGCGCATCGTTTACGGCGCCATGGAGGGTCTGCGCGAGAAGACCGGCACCGACCCGGTCATCACGCTGAAGCGCGCGCTGGAGAACATCAAGCCGACCCTTGAGGTCAAGTCCCGCCGTGTCGGTGGCGCGACCTACCAGGTCCCGGTCGAGGTCAAGCCCGGCCGCGCCGCCACCCTCTCGCTCCGCTGGCTCGTGGGCTACTCCCGCGCCCGCCGCGAGAAGACCATGACCGAGCGCCTCATGAACGAACTGCTCGACGCCTCCAACGGCCTCGGCGCTTCGGTCAAGAAGCGTGAGGACACGCACAAGATGGCCGAGTCCAACAAGGCCTTCGCGCACTACCGCTGGTAG
- a CDS encoding DNA-directed RNA polymerase subunit beta' gives MLDVNFFDELRIGLATADDIRQWSHGEVKKPETINYRTLKPEKDGLFCEKIFGPTRDWECYCGKYKRVRFKGIICERCGVEVTRAKVRRERMGHIELAAPVTHIWYFKGVPSRLGYLLDLAPKDLEKVIYFAAYMITWVDEERRTRDLPSLEAHVSVERQQIEQRRDSDLEARAKKLETDLAELEAEGAKADVRRKVREGAEREMKQLRDRAQREIDRLDEVWNRFKNLKVQDLEGDELLYRELRDRFGTYFDGSMGAAALQKRLETFDLDEEAERLREIIRTGKGQKKTRALKRLKVVSAFLQTRNSPKGMVLDCIPVIPPDLRPMVQLDGGRFATSDLNDLYRRVINRNNRLKRLLDLGAPEIIVNNEKRMLQEAVDALFDNGRRGRPVTGPGNRPLKSLSDMLKGKQGRFRQNLLGKRVDYSARSVIVVGPQLKLHQCGLPKAMALELFKPFVMKRLVDLNHAQNIKSAKRMVERGRTVVYDVLEEVIAEHPVLLNRAPTLHRLGIQAFEPQLVEGKAIQIHPLVCTAFNADFDGDQMAVHLPLSAEAQAEARILMLSSNNILKPADGRPVTMPTQDMVLGLFFLTTDEEEREVKGEGRSFASVSEAIMAFDARELSLQAKVDIRFPIGTVPPRGWTPPAPAEGEPEWQQGDSFRLRTTLGRALFNELLPEDYPFVDYSVGKKQLSAIVNDLAERYPKVIVAATLDNLKASGFYWATRSGVTVAVSDIVVPEAKKAIVSGYEAQDEKVQKQYERGLITKDERTQELINIWTKATNEVAEAMNENFPKTNPIFMMVDSGARGNMMQMRQIAGMRGLVSNAKNETIPRPIKASFREGLSVLEYFISTHGARKGLADTALRTADSGYLTRRLVDVSQDVIIREEDCGTERGLKLRIGSKGADGILRKADDVESSVYARMLAEDVVVDGKVVAPANVDLGDVLIDQLIAHGVEEVKTRSVLTCESAVGTCAFCYGRSLATGKLVDIGEAVGIIAAQSIGEPGTQLTMRTFHTGGVAGDDITLGLPRVVELFEARTPKGVAPISEAAGRVRIEETEKTKKVIVTPDDGSDETAYPVSKRARMLVTEGDHVQVGQPLTVGAINPHDVLRILGQRAVQVHLVGEVQKVYNSQGVAIHDKHIEIIIRQMLRRVTIIESGDAELLPGELVERSKFEGENRRVVAEGGHPASGRPQLMGITKASLATESWLSAASFQETTRVLTDAAINAKSDSLIGLKENVIIGKLIPAGTGLSRYRNIRVEPTEEAKAAMYSAVGYDDIDYSPFGTGSGQAVPLEDYDYGPYNQ, from the coding sequence GTGCTCGACGTCAACTTCTTCGACGAGCTGCGGATCGGCCTCGCCACCGCTGACGACATCCGTCAGTGGTCCCACGGTGAGGTCAAGAAGCCGGAGACCATCAACTACCGCACCCTCAAGCCGGAAAAGGACGGGCTCTTCTGCGAGAAGATCTTCGGTCCCACCCGGGACTGGGAGTGCTACTGCGGTAAGTACAAGCGCGTCCGCTTCAAGGGCATCATCTGCGAGCGCTGCGGCGTCGAGGTCACTCGCGCCAAGGTGCGTCGTGAGCGGATGGGCCACATCGAGCTGGCCGCGCCCGTGACCCACATCTGGTACTTCAAGGGCGTCCCGAGCCGGCTGGGTTACCTGCTGGACCTCGCTCCCAAGGACCTTGAGAAGGTCATCTACTTCGCCGCCTACATGATCACGTGGGTGGACGAGGAGCGCCGTACGCGCGACCTGCCCTCGCTGGAGGCCCACGTCTCCGTCGAGCGCCAGCAGATCGAGCAGCGCCGCGACTCCGACCTGGAGGCCCGCGCCAAGAAGCTCGAAACCGACCTGGCCGAGCTGGAGGCCGAGGGCGCCAAGGCGGACGTCCGCCGCAAGGTGCGCGAGGGCGCCGAGCGCGAGATGAAGCAGCTCCGCGACCGCGCGCAGCGCGAGATCGACCGCCTCGACGAGGTCTGGAACCGCTTCAAGAACCTCAAGGTCCAGGACCTGGAGGGCGACGAGCTCCTCTACCGCGAGCTGCGTGACCGCTTCGGCACGTACTTCGACGGCTCCATGGGCGCCGCCGCGCTGCAGAAGCGCCTGGAGACCTTCGACCTGGACGAGGAGGCCGAGCGCCTCCGCGAGATCATCCGGACCGGCAAGGGCCAGAAGAAGACCCGTGCGCTCAAGCGCCTCAAGGTCGTCTCCGCCTTCCTGCAGACCCGCAACAGCCCCAAGGGCATGGTGCTGGACTGCATCCCGGTGATCCCGCCGGACCTGCGTCCGATGGTGCAGCTGGACGGTGGCCGCTTCGCGACCTCCGACCTGAACGACCTGTACCGCCGCGTCATCAACCGCAACAACCGCCTGAAGCGCCTTCTCGACCTCGGTGCGCCCGAGATCATCGTGAACAACGAGAAGCGCATGCTCCAGGAGGCCGTCGACGCGCTCTTCGACAACGGCCGTCGCGGTCGCCCGGTCACGGGCCCCGGCAACCGTCCGCTGAAGTCGCTGTCCGACATGCTCAAGGGCAAGCAGGGCCGCTTCCGTCAGAACCTGCTCGGTAAGCGCGTCGACTACTCGGCCCGTTCCGTTATCGTCGTCGGCCCGCAGCTCAAGCTGCACCAGTGCGGTCTGCCCAAGGCGATGGCGCTGGAGCTGTTCAAGCCGTTCGTGATGAAGCGCCTGGTGGACCTCAACCACGCGCAGAACATCAAGTCGGCCAAGCGCATGGTCGAGCGCGGCCGCACCGTGGTCTACGACGTCCTCGAAGAGGTCATCGCCGAGCACCCGGTGCTGCTGAACCGTGCGCCCACCCTGCACCGCCTCGGCATCCAGGCCTTCGAGCCGCAGCTGGTCGAGGGCAAGGCCATTCAGATCCACCCGCTCGTCTGCACCGCGTTCAACGCGGACTTCGACGGTGACCAGATGGCCGTCCACCTGCCGCTCTCCGCGGAGGCGCAGGCCGAGGCCCGCATCCTGATGCTGTCCTCGAACAACATCCTCAAGCCGGCCGACGGCCGGCCGGTCACCATGCCGACCCAGGACATGGTGCTGGGTCTGTTCTTCCTCACCACCGACGAGGAGGAGCGCGAGGTCAAGGGCGAGGGCCGCTCGTTCGCTTCGGTCTCCGAGGCGATCATGGCGTTCGACGCCCGCGAGCTCTCGCTCCAGGCGAAGGTCGACATCCGCTTCCCGATCGGTACCGTGCCGCCCCGCGGCTGGACCCCGCCGGCCCCGGCGGAGGGCGAGCCGGAGTGGCAGCAGGGCGACAGCTTCCGGCTGCGCACGACCCTGGGCCGCGCGCTCTTCAACGAGCTGCTGCCCGAGGACTACCCGTTCGTCGACTACTCGGTGGGCAAGAAGCAGCTCTCCGCGATCGTCAACGACCTGGCCGAGCGCTACCCGAAGGTCATCGTGGCGGCGACGCTCGACAACCTGAAGGCGTCCGGCTTCTACTGGGCCACCCGCTCCGGCGTCACCGTCGCCGTCTCCGACATCGTCGTGCCGGAGGCCAAGAAGGCGATCGTCTCCGGCTACGAGGCCCAGGACGAGAAGGTCCAGAAGCAGTACGAGCGCGGTCTGATCACCAAGGACGAGCGCACTCAGGAACTGATCAACATCTGGACCAAGGCGACCAACGAGGTCGCCGAGGCGATGAACGAGAACTTCCCCAAGACCAACCCCATCTTCATGATGGTTGACTCGGGTGCCCGAGGAAACATGATGCAGATGCGGCAGATCGCCGGTATGCGTGGTCTGGTGTCGAACGCGAAGAACGAGACCATCCCGCGTCCGATCAAGGCGTCGTTCCGCGAGGGCCTGTCCGTGCTGGAGTACTTCATCTCCACCCACGGTGCCCGTAAGGGTCTGGCGGACACCGCTCTGCGTACCGCCGACTCCGGTTACCTCACCCGTCGTCTGGTCGACGTCTCCCAGGACGTCATCATTCGCGAGGAGGACTGCGGCACCGAGCGCGGCCTCAAGCTGCGGATCGGTTCGAAGGGCGCCGACGGCATCCTGCGCAAGGCGGACGACGTCGAGTCCTCCGTGTACGCGCGGATGCTCGCCGAGGACGTCGTGGTCGACGGCAAGGTCGTCGCCCCGGCCAACGTCGACCTCGGTGACGTGCTGATCGACCAGCTCATCGCGCACGGCGTGGAGGAGGTCAAGACCCGCTCGGTCCTGACCTGTGAGTCCGCGGTCGGCACCTGCGCCTTCTGCTACGGCCGTTCGCTGGCCACCGGCAAGCTGGTCGACATCGGTGAGGCGGTCGGCATCATCGCCGCCCAGTCCATCGGTGAGCCCGGCACCCAGCTGACGATGCGTACCTTCCACACCGGTGGTGTGGCCGGTGACGACATCACCCTGGGTCTGCCGCGTGTCGTCGAGCTCTTCGAGGCCCGTACGCCCAAGGGCGTCGCCCCGATCTCGGAGGCGGCCGGCCGCGTCCGGATCGAGGAGACCGAGAAGACCAAGAAGGTCATCGTCACGCCGGACGACGGCAGCGACGAGACGGCCTACCCCGTCTCCAAGCGTGCCCGCATGCTGGTGACCGAGGGTGACCACGTGCAGGTCGGCCAGCCGCTGACCGTCGGTGCGATCAATCCGCACGACGTGCTGCGGATCCTGGGCCAGCGTGCCGTCCAGGTCCACCTGGTCGGCGAGGTCCAGAAGGTCTACAACAGCCAGGGCGTGGCGATCCACGACAAGCACATCGAGATCATCATCCGGCAGATGCTGCGCCGCGTGACGATCATCGAGTCCGGCGACGCGGAGCTGCTGCCGGGCGAGCTGGTGGAGCGCTCGAAGTTCGAGGGCGAGAACCGTCGCGTGGTGGCGGAAGGCGGCCACCCGGCCTCCGGCCGTCCGCAGCTGATGGGTATCACCAAGGCCTCGCTGGCGACGGAGTCCTGGCTGTCGGCCGCCTCCTTCCAGGAGACGACCCGAGTCCTGACGGACGCGGCGATCAACGCCAAGTCCGACAGCCTCATCGGCCTCAAGGAGAACGTCATCATCGGTAAGCTCATCCCGGCCGGTACGGGTCTGTCCCGTTACCGCAACATCCGGGTCGAGCCCACCGAAGAGGCCAAGGCCGCGATGTACTCGGCCGTCGGTTACGACGACATCGACTACTCGCCGTTCGGTACCGGCTCCGGCCAGGCGGTCCCGCTGGAGGACTACGACTACGGTCCGTACAACCAGTAA
- a CDS encoding DUF1707 and DUF4190 domain-containing protein, producing the protein MRASHADRERAVDVLKAGFAEGRLAQPEYEQRISRAYQAQTHAELQMLVADLPQGPVPQAQFAPRPAVPATFLPMQMPMPQSTNGSATGALVCGLLAPFTWGVTSVPAVILGHKARAEIRRTGERGDGQAIAGLVIGWLGIGAWALFFLVMALVAVAHS; encoded by the coding sequence ATGCGTGCCTCGCACGCCGATCGCGAGCGGGCGGTCGACGTGTTGAAGGCGGGCTTCGCGGAGGGGCGGCTCGCCCAGCCCGAGTACGAGCAGCGAATCTCCCGCGCGTACCAGGCCCAAACCCACGCGGAACTGCAGATGTTGGTCGCGGACCTGCCCCAAGGGCCGGTTCCCCAGGCGCAGTTCGCGCCGCGGCCGGCGGTGCCCGCGACGTTCCTCCCGATGCAGATGCCGATGCCGCAGTCGACCAACGGCTCCGCCACGGGCGCCCTGGTCTGCGGGTTGCTCGCGCCGTTCACCTGGGGAGTGACGTCGGTCCCCGCGGTGATCCTGGGGCACAAGGCGCGGGCCGAGATCCGGCGCACGGGGGAGCGGGGGGACGGCCAGGCGATCGCCGGGCTGGTGATCGGTTGGCTCGGAATCGGAGCCTGGGCGCTGTTCTTCCTGGTGATGGCGCTGGTCGCGGTGGCCCACTCCTGA
- the rpsL gene encoding 30S ribosomal protein S12 translates to MPTIQQLVRKGRQDKVEKNKTPALEGSPQRRGVCTRVFTTTPKKPNSALRKVARVRLTSGIEVTAYIPGEGHNLQEHSIVLVRGGRVKDLPGVRYKIIRGSLDTQGVKNRKQARSRYGAKKEK, encoded by the coding sequence GTGCCTACGATCCAGCAGCTGGTCCGTAAGGGCCGGCAGGACAAGGTCGAGAAGAACAAGACGCCCGCACTTGAGGGTTCGCCCCAGCGCCGTGGCGTCTGCACGCGTGTGTTCACGACCACCCCGAAGAAGCCGAACTCGGCCCTGCGTAAGGTCGCGCGTGTGCGTCTGACCAGCGGGATCGAGGTCACCGCTTACATTCCGGGTGAGGGCCACAACCTGCAGGAGCACTCCATCGTGCTCGTGCGCGGCGGCCGTGTGAAGGACCTGCCGGGTGTTCGGTACAAGATCATCCGCGGCTCCCTCGACACGCAGGGCGTCAAGAACCGCAAGCAGGCTCGCAGCCGCTACGGCGCCAAGAAGGAGAAGTAA
- the rpoB gene encoding DNA-directed RNA polymerase subunit beta, producing the protein MAASRNASTANTNNGDSTAPLRISFAKIKEPLGVPNLLALQTESFDWLLGNAAWKGRVEAALESGQEVPTKSGLEEIFEEISPIEDFSGSMSLTFRDHRFEPPKNSIDECKERDFTFAAPLFVTAEFTNNETGEIKSQTVFMGDFPLMTNKGTFVINGTERVVVSQLVRSPGVYFDSSIDKTSDKDIFSAKIIPSRGAWLEMEIDKRDMVGVRIDRKRKQSVTVLLKALGWTTDQILEEFGEYESMRATLEKDHTQGQDDALLDIYRKLRPGEPPTREAAQTLLENLYFNPKRYDLAKVGRYKVNKKLGGDEPLDAGVLTVDDVIATIKYLVKLHAGEVETVADNGNTIVVETDDIDHFGNRRLRNVGELIQNQVRTGLARMERVVRERMTTQDVEAITPQTLINIRPVVASIKEFFGTSQLSQFMDQTNPLSGLTHKRRLSALGPGGLSRERAGLDVRDVHPSHYGRMCPIETPEGPNIGLIGSLASYGRVNVFGFIETPYRKVVDGQVTEEVDYLTADEEDRFLIAQANAKLTDDLRFAEQRVLVRRRGGEVDLVPADEVHYMDVSPRQMVSAATAMIPFLEHDDANRALMGSNMMRQAVPLIKAESPLVGTGMEYRCAVDAGDVIKAEKNGVVQEVSADYITVANDDGTYTTYRVAKFTRSNQGTSFNQKVVVDEGARVIEGQVLADGPSTDEGEMALGKNLLVAFMPWEGHNYEDAIILSQRLVQDDVLSSIHIEEHEVDARDTKLGPEEITRDIPNVSEEVLSDLDERGIIRIGAEVVAGDILVGKVTPKGETELTPEERLLRAIFGEKAREVRDTSLKVPHGEIGKVIGVRVFDREEGDELPPGVNQLVRVYVAQKRKITDGDKLAGRHGNKGVISKILPVEDMPFMEDGTPVDIILNPLGVPSRMNPGQVLEIHLGWLASQGWDVSNLGEEWAQRLQSIAADQVEPRTNVATPVFDGAREDELAGLLENTRPNRDGDRMVLPSGKARMFDGRSGEPFPDPISVGYMYILKLHHLVDDKLHARSTGPYSMITQQPLGGKAQFGGQRFGEMEVWALEAYGAAYALQELLTIKSDDVTGRVKVYEAIVKGENIPEPGIPESFKVLIKEMQSLCLNVEVLSSDGMSIEMRDTDEDVFRAAEELGIDLSRREPSSVEEV; encoded by the coding sequence TTGGCCGCCTCGCGCAACGCCTCGACTGCCAATACGAACAACGGCGACAGCACCGCCCCGCTGCGCATCTCTTTTGCGAAGATCAAGGAGCCCCTCGGGGTTCCGAACCTCCTTGCGCTGCAGACCGAAAGCTTCGACTGGCTGCTCGGCAATGCCGCATGGAAGGGTCGCGTCGAGGCTGCGCTGGAGAGTGGGCAGGAAGTTCCCACCAAGTCCGGTCTTGAAGAGATCTTCGAAGAGATCTCCCCGATCGAGGACTTCTCCGGGTCGATGTCGCTGACGTTCCGCGACCACCGCTTCGAGCCTCCGAAGAACTCCATCGACGAGTGCAAGGAGCGCGACTTCACCTTCGCCGCTCCGCTGTTCGTCACCGCGGAGTTCACCAACAACGAGACCGGCGAGATCAAGTCCCAGACGGTCTTCATGGGCGACTTCCCGCTCATGACCAACAAGGGCACCTTCGTCATCAACGGCACCGAGCGTGTCGTGGTGTCGCAGCTGGTCCGCTCGCCGGGTGTGTACTTCGACAGCTCCATCGACAAGACGTCCGACAAGGACATCTTCTCCGCCAAGATCATCCCGTCCCGGGGTGCCTGGCTGGAGATGGAGATCGACAAGCGCGACATGGTCGGTGTGCGCATCGACCGCAAGCGCAAGCAGTCCGTGACCGTCCTGCTCAAGGCTCTCGGTTGGACCACCGACCAGATCCTGGAGGAGTTCGGCGAGTACGAGTCGATGCGCGCCACCCTGGAGAAGGACCACACCCAGGGCCAGGACGACGCGCTGCTCGACATCTACCGCAAGCTGCGCCCGGGCGAGCCGCCGACGCGTGAGGCCGCGCAGACGCTGCTGGAGAACCTCTACTTCAACCCCAAGCGCTACGACCTGGCCAAGGTCGGCCGCTACAAGGTCAACAAGAAGCTGGGCGGCGACGAGCCGCTGGACGCCGGCGTGCTGACCGTGGACGACGTCATCGCCACGATCAAGTACCTGGTGAAGCTGCACGCCGGTGAGGTCGAGACGGTCGCCGACAACGGCAACACGATCGTCGTCGAGACCGACGACATCGACCACTTCGGCAACCGTCGCCTGCGCAACGTCGGCGAGCTGATCCAGAACCAGGTCCGTACGGGTCTCGCCCGTATGGAGCGCGTCGTGCGCGAGCGCATGACCACCCAGGACGTCGAGGCGATCACGCCGCAGACCCTGATCAACATCCGGCCGGTCGTCGCCTCCATCAAGGAGTTCTTCGGCACCAGCCAGCTCTCCCAGTTCATGGACCAGACCAACCCGCTGTCGGGTCTGACCCACAAGCGTCGTCTGTCGGCGCTGGGCCCGGGTGGTCTCTCCCGTGAGCGGGCCGGTCTGGACGTCCGTGACGTGCACCCCTCGCACTACGGCCGCATGTGCCCGATCGAGACGCCCGAAGGCCCGAACATCGGTCTGATCGGTTCGCTCGCGTCCTACGGCCGCGTCAACGTCTTCGGCTTCATCGAGACGCCGTACCGCAAGGTCGTCGACGGCCAGGTCACGGAGGAGGTGGACTACCTCACCGCAGATGAGGAGGACCGCTTCCTGATCGCCCAGGCCAACGCCAAGCTCACCGACGACCTGCGCTTCGCCGAGCAGCGTGTGCTGGTCCGTCGCCGTGGCGGCGAGGTCGACCTCGTCCCCGCCGACGAGGTGCACTACATGGACGTCTCGCCGCGCCAGATGGTGTCGGCCGCGACCGCCATGATCCCGTTCCTTGAGCACGACGACGCCAACCGCGCGCTCATGGGATCGAACATGATGCGCCAGGCCGTTCCGCTGATCAAGGCGGAGTCGCCGCTGGTCGGTACGGGCATGGAGTACCGCTGCGCGGTCGACGCCGGCGACGTCATCAAGGCCGAGAAGAACGGTGTGGTCCAGGAGGTCTCCGCGGACTACATCACCGTCGCCAACGACGACGGCACGTACACCACGTACCGCGTCGCCAAGTTCACCCGCTCCAACCAGGGCACCTCCTTCAACCAGAAGGTCGTCGTGGACGAGGGCGCGCGGGTCATCGAGGGCCAGGTCCTCGCCGACGGTCCGTCCACGGACGAGGGCGAGATGGCGCTCGGCAAGAACCTGCTCGTGGCGTTCATGCCGTGGGAGGGTCACAACTACGAGGACGCGATCATCCTGTCGCAGCGCCTCGTGCAGGACGACGTCCTCTCCTCGATCCACATCGAGGAGCACGAGGTCGACGCCCGTGACACCAAGCTCGGCCCCGAGGAGATCACGCGGGACATCCCGAACGTCTCCGAGGAGGTCCTCTCCGACCTCGACGAGCGCGGCATCATCCGCATCGGTGCCGAGGTCGTCGCCGGCGACATCCTCGTCGGCAAGGTCACGCCCAAGGGCGAGACCGAGCTGACCCCCGAGGAGCGCCTGCTGCGCGCGATCTTCGGTGAGAAGGCGCGCGAGGTCCGCGACACCTCGCTGAAGGTGCCGCACGGCGAGATCGGCAAGGTCATCGGCGTCCGCGTCTTCGACCGCGAGGAGGGCGACGAGCTGCCCCCGGGCGTGAACCAGCTCGTCCGCGTCTACGTCGCGCAGAAGCGCAAGATCACCGACGGTGACAAGCTCGCCGGCCGGCACGGCAACAAGGGCGTCATCTCGAAGATCCTGCCGGTCGAGGACATGCCGTTCATGGAGGACGGCACCCCGGTCGACATCATCCTCAACCCGCTGGGTGTCCCGTCCCGAATGAACCCGGGACAGGTCCTGGAGATCCACCTCGGCTGGCTCGCCAGCCAGGGCTGGGACGTCTCCAACCTCGGTGAGGAGTGGGCCCAGCGGCTGCAGTCCATCGCCGCCGACCAGGTCGAGCCGCGCACCAACGTCGCGACCCCGGTCTTCGACGGCGCCCGCGAGGACGAGCTGGCCGGTCTGCTGGAGAACACCCGCCCGAACCGCGACGGCGACCGCATGGTCCTCCCGTCCGGCAAGGCCCGGATGTTCGACGGCCGCTCCGGTGAGCCGTTCCCGGACCCGATCTCGGTCGGGTACATGTACATCCTCAAGCTCCACCACCTGGTCGACGACAAGCTGCACGCCCGCTCGACCGGGCCGTACTCGATGATCACCCAGCAGCCGCTGGGCGGTAAGGCTCAGTTCGGTGGCCAGCGCTTCGGTGAGATGGAGGTGTGGGCGCTGGAGGCTTACGGCGCCGCGTACGCTCTCCAGGAACTGCTGACGATCAAGTCCGACGACGTCACCGGCCGCGTGAAGGTCTACGAGGCCATCGTCAAGGGCGAGAACATCCCCGAGCCCGGCATCCCCGAGTCCTTCAAGGTGCTCATCAAGGAGATGCAGTCCCTGTGCCTCAACGTGGAGGTGCTGTCCTCGGACGGCATGTCCATCGAGATGCGCGACACCGACGAGGACGTCTTCCGCGCTGCGGAGGAGCTCGGCATCGACCTGTCCCGGCGCGAGCCGAGCAGCGTCGAAGAGGTCTGA